A part of Arachis hypogaea cultivar Tifrunner chromosome 12, arahy.Tifrunner.gnm2.J5K5, whole genome shotgun sequence genomic DNA contains:
- the LOC112727780 gene encoding isochorismate synthase, chloroplastic isoform X2, producing the protein MATASAHKSLTKCTNTFLLFPLSKKQHSIYTLHFHQRPLCHGCYLSMNGCRKGQSRGPVGTIETQTLEPVATTSMALYSLKMTISKMKSEPPYRSSSGIVRLQVPIEEEEVEAIDWLHSQNHLLLPRCFFSGREHNSFDSNGRSLVSVAGVGSAVSFCQPHPFSYWDWISIRRFLSESCPLIRAYGAIRFNAKAKVSSEWLPFGSFYFVIPQVEFNELEGGSMLTTTIAWDNTISWSWEDAINALQETLSKVSASIVRFPKQAPPTLILSSHDIPSKIYWDIAVNRALEMIKKNNSLLTKVVLARSTRVVPTTNIDPLTWLACLTVESENAYQFLLQPPNAPAFIGNTPEQLFHRKWLHITSEALAGTRARGVSMALDRQIELDLLTSPKDDIEFTIVRDTIRRKLEGVCEKVVIKPKKMIRKLPRIQHLFAQLAGRLRSEEDEFKILSSLHPSPAVCGFPTEEAQLLIAKTVFDRGMYAGPVGWFGGGESEFAVGIRSALVEKDHGALIYAGTGIVEGSNPYLEWDELELKTSQFTKLLKLDLPLRQKVDCK; encoded by the exons ATGGCAACAGCTTCTGCTCACAAGTCTCTCACAAAATGCACAAACACCTTCCTCTTATTTCCTCTCTCCAAGAAGCAACACTCTATTTACACTCTTCATTTTCACCAA AGACCATTGTGCCATGGATGCTATCTTTCAATGAATGGCTGCAGAAAAGGACAGTCAAGAGGGCCTGTTGGGACAATAGAGACACAAACGTTGGAACcggttgcaacaacttcaatggCTTTGTACAGCCTGAAAATGACGATTTCTAAGATGAAATCAGAGCCTCCATATCGGAGCTCTTCGGGCATAGTGAGGCTGCAGGtccccattgaggaggaagaGGTTGAGGCCATTGATTGGCTCCACTCACAGAACCACCTGCTCCTTCCTCGCTGCTTCTTCTCCGGCAGGGAACACAATTCTTTTGACTCTAATGGCAGAAGCTTGGTTAGCGTTGCCGGTGTTGGCTCTGCCGTTTCTTTTTGCCAGCCACACCCCTTTTCCTATTGGGATTGGATATCCATTAGGAG GTTTCTTTCTGAGAGCTGCCCATTGATTCGTGCATACGGAGCCATCCGATTCAACGCAAAAGCTAAGGTGTCATCAGAGTGGCTGCCTTTCGGTTCTTTCTACTTCGTGATTCCTCAG GTTGAGTTTAATGAGCTTGAAGGAGGATCGATGCTCACTACGACCATTGCGTGGGACAATACAATTTCTTGGTCCTGGGAAGATGCAATCAATGCTCTCCAAGAAACCCTTAGCAAG GTTTCTGCTTCGATTGTGAGGTTTCCGAAACAAGCTCCTCCAACATTAATACTAAGTAGCCATGATATTCCAAGTAAAATATATTGGGATATTGCTGTTAACAGAGCTTTGGAGATGATAAAGAAAAACAACTCCTTACTAACCAAG GTTGTGCTGGCTCGTAGTACAAGAGTAGTGCCTACTACTAACATTGATCCGCTTACGTGGTTAGCTTGCTTAACG GTTGAGAGCGAAAATGCATACCAGTTTCTCCTTCAGCCGCCAAATGCACCTGCATTTATCGGAAATACA CCAGAGCAACTATTTCACAGAAAATGGCTCCACATTACTAGTGAGGCTTTGGCTGGAACTCGAGCTAGAGGAGTGTCGATGGCACTGGATCGTCAAATAGAACTTGACTTGCTTACAAG TCCAAAGGATGATATTGAGTTCACCATAGTAAGAGATACCATAAGAAGAAAATTAGAG GGAGTGTGTGAAAAGGTTGTAATTAAGCCAAAGAAAATGATAAGAAAGCTCCCCAGGATCCAACATTTATTTGCTCAATTAGCCGGCAGGTTAAGAAGCGAAGAAGACGAG tTTAAAATTTTGTCATCTCTTCACCCAAGTCCAGCAGTTTGTGGGTTTCCAACAGAAGAGGCACAACTTTTAATTGCAAAAACAG TATTTGATAGAGGGATGTATGCCGGACCTGTTGGTTGGTTCGGCGGCGGAGAGAGCGAGTTTGCTGTTGGCATCAGGTCAGCATTGGTGGAAAAG GATCACGGTGCATTGATATATGCTGGAACAGGGATAGTGGAAGGAAGCAATCCTTACTTGGAGTGGGATGAACTAGAACTCAAGACATCTCAG
- the LOC112727780 gene encoding isochorismate synthase, chloroplastic isoform X3, whose protein sequence is MATASAHKSLTKCTNTFLLFPLSKKQHSIYTLHFHQRPLCHGCYLSMNGCRKGQSRGPVGTIETQTLEPVATTSMALYSLKMTISKMKSEPPYRSSSGIVRLQVPIEEEEVEAIDWLHSQNHLLLPRCFFSGREHNSFDSNGRSLVSVAGVGSAVSFCQPHPFSYWDWISIRRFLSESCPLIRAYGAIRFNAKAKVSSEWLPFGSFYFVIPQVEFNELEGGSMLTTTIAWDNTISWSWEDAINALQETLSKVSASIVRFPKQAPPTLILSSHDIPSKIYWDIAVNRALEMIKKNNSLLTKVVLARSTRVVPTTNIDPLTWLACLTVESENAYQFLLQPPNAPAFIGNTPEQLFHRKWLHITSEALAGTRARGVSMALDRQIELDLLTSPKDDIEFTIVRDTIRRKLEGVCEKVVIKPKKMIRKLPRIQHLFAQLAGRLRSEEDEKYLIEGCMPDLLVGSAAERASLLLASGQHWWKRLAAILRIFSSLVEKKEDHGALIYAGTGIVEGSNPYLEWDELELKTSQFTKLLKLDLPLRQKVDCK, encoded by the exons ATGGCAACAGCTTCTGCTCACAAGTCTCTCACAAAATGCACAAACACCTTCCTCTTATTTCCTCTCTCCAAGAAGCAACACTCTATTTACACTCTTCATTTTCACCAA AGACCATTGTGCCATGGATGCTATCTTTCAATGAATGGCTGCAGAAAAGGACAGTCAAGAGGGCCTGTTGGGACAATAGAGACACAAACGTTGGAACcggttgcaacaacttcaatggCTTTGTACAGCCTGAAAATGACGATTTCTAAGATGAAATCAGAGCCTCCATATCGGAGCTCTTCGGGCATAGTGAGGCTGCAGGtccccattgaggaggaagaGGTTGAGGCCATTGATTGGCTCCACTCACAGAACCACCTGCTCCTTCCTCGCTGCTTCTTCTCCGGCAGGGAACACAATTCTTTTGACTCTAATGGCAGAAGCTTGGTTAGCGTTGCCGGTGTTGGCTCTGCCGTTTCTTTTTGCCAGCCACACCCCTTTTCCTATTGGGATTGGATATCCATTAGGAG GTTTCTTTCTGAGAGCTGCCCATTGATTCGTGCATACGGAGCCATCCGATTCAACGCAAAAGCTAAGGTGTCATCAGAGTGGCTGCCTTTCGGTTCTTTCTACTTCGTGATTCCTCAG GTTGAGTTTAATGAGCTTGAAGGAGGATCGATGCTCACTACGACCATTGCGTGGGACAATACAATTTCTTGGTCCTGGGAAGATGCAATCAATGCTCTCCAAGAAACCCTTAGCAAG GTTTCTGCTTCGATTGTGAGGTTTCCGAAACAAGCTCCTCCAACATTAATACTAAGTAGCCATGATATTCCAAGTAAAATATATTGGGATATTGCTGTTAACAGAGCTTTGGAGATGATAAAGAAAAACAACTCCTTACTAACCAAG GTTGTGCTGGCTCGTAGTACAAGAGTAGTGCCTACTACTAACATTGATCCGCTTACGTGGTTAGCTTGCTTAACG GTTGAGAGCGAAAATGCATACCAGTTTCTCCTTCAGCCGCCAAATGCACCTGCATTTATCGGAAATACA CCAGAGCAACTATTTCACAGAAAATGGCTCCACATTACTAGTGAGGCTTTGGCTGGAACTCGAGCTAGAGGAGTGTCGATGGCACTGGATCGTCAAATAGAACTTGACTTGCTTACAAG TCCAAAGGATGATATTGAGTTCACCATAGTAAGAGATACCATAAGAAGAAAATTAGAG GGAGTGTGTGAAAAGGTTGTAATTAAGCCAAAGAAAATGATAAGAAAGCTCCCCAGGATCCAACATTTATTTGCTCAATTAGCCGGCAGGTTAAGAAGCGAAGAAGACGAG AAGTATTTGATAGAGGGATGTATGCCGGACCTGTTGGTTGGTTCGGCGGCGGAGAGAGCGAGTTTGCTGTTGGCATCAGGTCAGCATTGGTGGAAAAGGTTAGCTGCAATTTTGAGGATTTTTTCCTCCTTAGTGGAGAAAAAAGAG GATCACGGTGCATTGATATATGCTGGAACAGGGATAGTGGAAGGAAGCAATCCTTACTTGGAGTGGGATGAACTAGAACTCAAGACATCTCAG
- the LOC112727780 gene encoding isochorismate synthase, chloroplastic isoform X1 — MATASAHKSLTKCTNTFLLFPLSKKQHSIYTLHFHQRPLCHGCYLSMNGCRKGQSRGPVGTIETQTLEPVATTSMALYSLKMTISKMKSEPPYRSSSGIVRLQVPIEEEEVEAIDWLHSQNHLLLPRCFFSGREHNSFDSNGRSLVSVAGVGSAVSFCQPHPFSYWDWISIRRFLSESCPLIRAYGAIRFNAKAKVSSEWLPFGSFYFVIPQVEFNELEGGSMLTTTIAWDNTISWSWEDAINALQETLSKVSASIVRFPKQAPPTLILSSHDIPSKIYWDIAVNRALEMIKKNNSLLTKVVLARSTRVVPTTNIDPLTWLACLTVESENAYQFLLQPPNAPAFIGNTPEQLFHRKWLHITSEALAGTRARGVSMALDRQIELDLLTSPKDDIEFTIVRDTIRRKLEGVCEKVVIKPKKMIRKLPRIQHLFAQLAGRLRSEEDEFKILSSLHPSPAVCGFPTEEAQLLIAKTEVFDRGMYAGPVGWFGGGESEFAVGIRSALVEKDHGALIYAGTGIVEGSNPYLEWDELELKTSQFTKLLKLDLPLRQKVDCK, encoded by the exons ATGGCAACAGCTTCTGCTCACAAGTCTCTCACAAAATGCACAAACACCTTCCTCTTATTTCCTCTCTCCAAGAAGCAACACTCTATTTACACTCTTCATTTTCACCAA AGACCATTGTGCCATGGATGCTATCTTTCAATGAATGGCTGCAGAAAAGGACAGTCAAGAGGGCCTGTTGGGACAATAGAGACACAAACGTTGGAACcggttgcaacaacttcaatggCTTTGTACAGCCTGAAAATGACGATTTCTAAGATGAAATCAGAGCCTCCATATCGGAGCTCTTCGGGCATAGTGAGGCTGCAGGtccccattgaggaggaagaGGTTGAGGCCATTGATTGGCTCCACTCACAGAACCACCTGCTCCTTCCTCGCTGCTTCTTCTCCGGCAGGGAACACAATTCTTTTGACTCTAATGGCAGAAGCTTGGTTAGCGTTGCCGGTGTTGGCTCTGCCGTTTCTTTTTGCCAGCCACACCCCTTTTCCTATTGGGATTGGATATCCATTAGGAG GTTTCTTTCTGAGAGCTGCCCATTGATTCGTGCATACGGAGCCATCCGATTCAACGCAAAAGCTAAGGTGTCATCAGAGTGGCTGCCTTTCGGTTCTTTCTACTTCGTGATTCCTCAG GTTGAGTTTAATGAGCTTGAAGGAGGATCGATGCTCACTACGACCATTGCGTGGGACAATACAATTTCTTGGTCCTGGGAAGATGCAATCAATGCTCTCCAAGAAACCCTTAGCAAG GTTTCTGCTTCGATTGTGAGGTTTCCGAAACAAGCTCCTCCAACATTAATACTAAGTAGCCATGATATTCCAAGTAAAATATATTGGGATATTGCTGTTAACAGAGCTTTGGAGATGATAAAGAAAAACAACTCCTTACTAACCAAG GTTGTGCTGGCTCGTAGTACAAGAGTAGTGCCTACTACTAACATTGATCCGCTTACGTGGTTAGCTTGCTTAACG GTTGAGAGCGAAAATGCATACCAGTTTCTCCTTCAGCCGCCAAATGCACCTGCATTTATCGGAAATACA CCAGAGCAACTATTTCACAGAAAATGGCTCCACATTACTAGTGAGGCTTTGGCTGGAACTCGAGCTAGAGGAGTGTCGATGGCACTGGATCGTCAAATAGAACTTGACTTGCTTACAAG TCCAAAGGATGATATTGAGTTCACCATAGTAAGAGATACCATAAGAAGAAAATTAGAG GGAGTGTGTGAAAAGGTTGTAATTAAGCCAAAGAAAATGATAAGAAAGCTCCCCAGGATCCAACATTTATTTGCTCAATTAGCCGGCAGGTTAAGAAGCGAAGAAGACGAG tTTAAAATTTTGTCATCTCTTCACCCAAGTCCAGCAGTTTGTGGGTTTCCAACAGAAGAGGCACAACTTTTAATTGCAAAAACAG AAGTATTTGATAGAGGGATGTATGCCGGACCTGTTGGTTGGTTCGGCGGCGGAGAGAGCGAGTTTGCTGTTGGCATCAGGTCAGCATTGGTGGAAAAG GATCACGGTGCATTGATATATGCTGGAACAGGGATAGTGGAAGGAAGCAATCCTTACTTGGAGTGGGATGAACTAGAACTCAAGACATCTCAG